Proteins encoded in a region of the Deltaproteobacteria bacterium genome:
- a CDS encoding TetR/AcrR family transcriptional regulator, producing MTRVRRRAPKQERSQATVDHVLVATARLLENEGLHALTTNRIARVAGVSVGSLYQYFPSKEAIVEALQERHFHEMGRPFLERMEALTRAPLPQFVEGLAELMRTSELLNSRLSRLLLAFPRRGKPEAVKHLESRCAELLHGYLVRLSPSADADSLRIPAFLVVQTVEALILGVSQTRPAGLNRERFTQELANLVVRYLAPLLGG from the coding sequence ATGACTCGCGTCCGGCGTCGCGCGCCCAAGCAGGAGCGCTCCCAGGCCACGGTGGACCACGTGCTCGTGGCCACCGCGCGCCTGCTGGAGAACGAGGGCTTGCACGCGCTCACCACCAACCGAATCGCCAGGGTTGCGGGCGTGAGCGTGGGCTCGCTGTACCAATACTTCCCGAGCAAGGAAGCGATCGTCGAAGCGCTTCAAGAGCGCCACTTCCACGAGATGGGACGCCCGTTCCTCGAGCGAATGGAGGCGCTCACGCGGGCGCCGCTGCCGCAGTTCGTGGAAGGTCTCGCAGAGCTGATGCGCACTTCGGAATTGCTCAACTCGAGGCTCTCGCGGCTGCTGCTCGCGTTTCCGCGGCGAGGAAAGCCCGAGGCGGTGAAGCACCTCGAGTCACGCTGCGCGGAGCTGCTCCACGGCTATCTCGTGCGGCTCTCGCCCAGCGCGGACGCGGATTCGCTGCGCATCCCGGCGTTCCTGGTGGTGCAAACGGTGGAAGCGCTCATCCTCGGCGTGAGCCAGACGCGACCCGCCGGTCTGAACCGCGAGCGCTTCACGCAGGAGCTCGCGAATCTCGTCGTGCGCTATCTCGCGCCGCTGCTGGGCGGCTGA
- a CDS encoding glutathione S-transferase family protein, protein MLKIVIGNKKYSSWSLRGWLALELTGAPYEEIIVALDMPDTAANIARYSPSGRVPLLIDGELHIWDSLAIGEYLNEKFPNAGLWPADSAQRARARSIAAEMHSGFADLRNDCSMKILEEKPRAQLRPETQKDINRIVSIWEDALNAGGGPFLFGAKPCLADAFYAPVVSRVRTYDLPVSAKAKAYCDAIWAWPSVQKWVAGAKDETLRARRYET, encoded by the coding sequence ATGCTGAAGATCGTCATCGGCAACAAGAAGTACTCCTCGTGGTCGCTGCGCGGCTGGCTCGCGCTGGAGCTCACCGGCGCGCCGTACGAGGAGATCATCGTGGCGCTCGACATGCCCGACACCGCCGCCAACATCGCGCGCTACTCACCCAGCGGCCGCGTGCCGCTGCTCATCGACGGTGAGCTTCACATCTGGGATTCGCTCGCGATTGGCGAGTACCTGAACGAGAAGTTCCCCAACGCCGGACTCTGGCCCGCGGACTCCGCTCAGCGCGCCCGCGCGCGATCGATCGCGGCCGAGATGCACTCGGGCTTCGCCGATCTTCGCAACGACTGCTCGATGAAGATCCTCGAGGAGAAGCCGCGCGCGCAGCTCCGGCCCGAGACGCAGAAGGATATTAACCGGATCGTTTCAATCTGGGAGGACGCGCTGAATGCGGGTGGCGGGCCGTTCCTCTTCGGCGCGAAGCCGTGCCTCGCCGACGCGTTCTACGCGCCGGTGGTCTCGCGCGTGCGCACGTACGATCTGCCCGTGTCGGCGAAGGCGAAGGCCTATTGCGACGCGATCTGGGCCTGGCCGTCGGTGCAGAAGTGGGTCGCGGGCGCAAAGGACGAGACCCTCCGCGCCCGACGCTACGAAACCTGA
- a CDS encoding TonB family protein yields MSIGFHVLLVAVAWFFSRDSGPRIDLNKPIEAHLVRLGEKRDEKLLPRMDNNAPPPAPEPVAIPDKPSPSAPIEPKKQQPKPQPKKDVTKDLFAAFDKTKPIHQDKVTGQADGDVNGDVDNASEGERYFGLISSRVKRNYDVSNAISDAERVKLVANIAIYIDAQGNVVRTEWVQKSGNDQFDAAVKSAVARAAPFPPPPQFLAASLSKQGVALKFRP; encoded by the coding sequence ATGTCGATCGGCTTTCACGTGCTGCTCGTGGCCGTGGCCTGGTTCTTCTCGCGCGACTCCGGTCCGCGCATCGACCTCAACAAGCCCATCGAGGCGCACCTGGTTCGGCTCGGCGAGAAGCGCGACGAGAAGCTCTTGCCGCGCATGGACAACAACGCACCGCCGCCTGCGCCGGAGCCTGTCGCGATCCCCGACAAGCCGTCGCCGAGCGCGCCCATCGAGCCGAAGAAGCAGCAGCCCAAGCCGCAGCCGAAGAAGGACGTGACGAAGGATCTCTTCGCCGCGTTCGATAAGACCAAGCCCATCCACCAGGACAAGGTGACCGGCCAGGCAGACGGCGATGTGAACGGCGATGTCGACAACGCGAGTGAAGGCGAGCGCTACTTCGGGCTCATCTCCTCGCGCGTGAAGCGCAACTACGACGTCTCCAACGCCATCTCCGACGCCGAGCGCGTGAAGCTCGTGGCCAACATCGCCATCTACATCGACGCGCAGGGCAACGTGGTGCGCACGGAGTGGGTGCAGAAGAGCGGCAACGATCAGTTCGACGCCGCGGTGAAGTCGGCCGTGGCGCGCGCCGCGCCGTTCCCGCCGCCGCCGCAGTTCCTCGCGGCGAGCCTGTCCAAGCAAGGCGTGGCGCTCAAGTTCCGGCCGTAG